From a region of the Balaenoptera acutorostrata chromosome 14, mBalAcu1.1, whole genome shotgun sequence genome:
- the TSTD3 gene encoding thiosulfate sulfurtransferase/rhodanese-like domain-containing protein 3, producing the protein MRLLRLLHLSGRQAILGSAEAALWGLKSIKGSCNNFCTAICKDVTYMELKNLLKSKKIMLIDVREPWEILEYGKIPGSVNIPLDNVDEALQMNPKDFKEKYNEVKPSKSDSLVFSCLAGVRSKKAMDTAISLGFNSAQHYAGGWKEWATYEFSEKKQGN; encoded by the exons ATGAGGCTGCTGCGACTATTGCACTTGAGTGGGCGCCAGGCGATCCTCGGGTCCGCAGAGGCTGCGCTCTGGG gTTTGAAGTCAATAAAAGGAAGCTGCAACAATTTTTGCACTGCTATTTGTAAAGATGTCACTTATATGGAACTTAAAAACCTCTTGAAGTCCAAAAAAATTATGTTAATTGATGTTAGAGAACCATGGGAAATTCTTGAGTATGGAAAAATCCCCGGGTCTGTCAATATACCAT tGGATAACGTAGATGAAGCTCTACAGATGAACCCAAAAGACTTCAAAGAGAAGTACAATGAAGTAAAGCCATCCAAATCTGACAGTCTAGTGTTTTCTTGTTTAGCCGGAGTGAGAAGCAAGAAGGCTATGGACACAGCAATATCTCTGGGCTTTAACAG TGCTCAACACTATGCTGGAGGATGGAAGGAATGGGCAACCTATGAATTTTCGGAGAAGAAACAAGGAAATTGA